The region CGGCTTCGACAAGGACAAGATCAAACCTTTTCTGACCATGGCGCTGGGAGCTGGTTCTGTCACCCCCCTGCAACTGATGGGTGGCTATTCCGTCTTTGCCAATGGCGGCTACCGCATCATGCCCTATTTTATTCAGCGCATCGAAGACGGCCAGGGCAAGCTTGTTGGACAGGCGGCTCCCGTCGTTGCCGGAGAAGGGGCTGAACAGGTCATCGATGTGCGCAACGCGTTCACCATGGTCAACATGATGCAGGACGTGGTGAAACACGGCACCGCCATACGTGCCATGGAACTGGGCAGGCAAGACCTTGCGGGCAAGACCGGCACCACCAGCGACTCGATGGACGCCTGGTTTGCCGGCTTCCATCCCACTCTTGTCGCCGTTACATGGATAGGCTATGACAATCCGCAAAGTCTGGGCGAAAAAGAGACCGGCGGCGGTGCCGCTCTACCGATCTGGATGGGTTACATGGACAAGCTGCTGAAGGGCGTGCCCGAGGTCGAATACACAGTCCCGGAACATATAGTAACCGCACGCATCAACGATAACGGACTGCGCGATCCCAACGGCACCCATATCGAGTACTTCTATGAAGAAAATGTCCCGCCGGAACAGGGTGAGACTGTACCGGAAGGAAGCAAAGCAGAGACGAGCGGTCAACTCTTCTAACAACTATAGACGATGAGCAAACCCAGTATTCAGCGCCGCGACTTGATGCGCGAACAACTCGCACAGCAGGCTGCCAAATTGATGGCCGAGGACGGCATCACCGATCATGCCCTGGCCAAGCGCAAGGCAGCCCGTCAACTGGGCGCATCCGATACCCAACACTTGCCCAGCAACCAGGAAGTGGATGACGCCCTGCACAGCTATCGTTTCCTCTACCAGCACGACAGCCACCCTGACATCCTGTATCAGCTGCGTGAAGAGGCCCTCGCCGCCATGCACTTGCTGGCCGATTTCAATCCCTACCTTGTTGGTTCTGTATTGAGCGGCACGGCAGATGAAAATTCCGACATCAACCTCATGCTCTTCAGCGACGACGCGAAGGCTGTGCTGCTGTTCCTGCTCAAACATAACCTCGATTTTGAGGACGGGGAATGGAAAGTACGGGTGGGAGGGCATGAAGAAAACGTGCCGAGTTACACCCTGACCGGAGAATCCGGCGCGCAGACGCACATCATTGTCTTGCCCGAGAATGCACGCCACAGCGGTAGCCGTCACCCCGAGACGCACGCCAATATTGCGGCAGTGGAAACATTGTTAGCGGATTCGGCAAACAACTAGCCCCGAGACCGTACCCTGCACAGGGGCCTCTGCGAAACCGTAATCAATCTTTTCGGTATCAGGCGGAATTCAGCCGATCAAGCAGGTCGCGTATCTTCATCGGGTCATCGGCACGCATGATCTTCTGCACGAGCGGTGCCATCTCCGGCAGGCTGGTAGTGAGCACGCGCTGTTTGGTGCCCAGCAATTGGGCCGGGTGCATGGAGAATTGGCGCAAGCCCAAGCCAAGCAGCAATCGTGTGTATGCCAGCTCACCCGCCATTTCGCCGCATACCGAGATCGGTACCCCCGCCTTGTTCGCGCTACCGATGACGTGTGCCAGTAACTGCAGCACTGCGGGATGCAATGGATCGTACAAATGCGCCACTTCATCATCCGTGCGGTCGATCGCCAGCGTGTACTGGATCAGGTCATTGGTACCGATAGAGAGGAAATCCAGCTTCTTGATGAAAATATTGAGTGCCAGCGCTGCGGCGGGTATCTCGATCATGCCGCCAATCTGCACTTTCGGATCATAGGCGACGCCTTCATTCGCCAGACTTTGTTTTGCGCCTTCGATAAATTGCAGAGTCTGATTGATCTCCGAGACACCCGACAACATCGGCACCAGAATCTTCAAATTCCCGTAAGCCGAAGCGCGCAACAATGCCCGTAACTGCGCCCGAAACAGTTGCGGCTCGGCCAGGCATAACCGGATGGCGCGCAAACCGAGCGCCGGATTGCTGGCAACGCGCACCGCACCCTTGATCTGCTTGTCCGCGCCGAGATCGAAAGTACGAATGGTAACGGGCAGGCCTTCCATGCCCTCTACCACTTCACGGTAGGCGTTGAATTGCTCTTCCTCGTCAGGCAAATTGTCGCGGTTGAGGAACAGGAACTCGCTGCGGAACAGGCCGATGCCGGTGGCACCGTTCTCTTTCACCTCCATCAGGTCATTCGGCATCTCGATGTTGGCGTGCAGTTCGATGTGCGTGCCATCCAGCGTATCGGCATGCGCGGTCTTCAGCCGCTTCAGCTTCTGCCGTTCCAGTTCCCATTGGCTCTTGCGCAATCTGTAATCGGCCAGCAGATGCTTGTCCGGATCGACAATAACCACGCCCTGCTCGCCGTCGACGATGAGCATGTCGTGGTCCTTGATCAGTTCGCGCGCGTGGTGCAGGCCGACCACACACGGCGTGTTCAGGCTGCGTGCCACGATGGATGTGTGCGAGGTCGCTCCGCCCAGATCGGTGAGAATGCCGAAGAACTGGTGCGGCTTGAGCTGGATCAAATCGGCGGGGCTGACGTCATGTGCGACAAGGATCATTTCCACATCGTGCTTGGTGGTGGGCGGCACATGCCCGGATTCCCCGTTCAGCGCTTTCAATACGCGCTCAACCACCTGCACGACATCGGTCTTGCGCTCTCGCAGATAAGTATCCTCGAAGGCTTCGAACTGCGTGACCAATTCGTCCATTTGCATTTTCAGCGCCCACTCGGCATTGCAGTGTTCGCGCAAGACCATCTGGCGTGCTGCCTGACTGATATGCTCGTCGCCAAGGATCATCAGATGAATGTCCAGAAACGCATCGAACTCGGCCGCCGCCTGTTGCGGACGGTAGCTGCGCAAATCGGTCAGTTCCGTGCGTGTGGCTTCCAGCGCAGCATCCAAGCGCGCGACTTCTTCATCGACCAGATGTTTGGGCAACACGTAGTGCGCCACTTCAAGCGAAGTGTGCGACACCAGATGCGCATGGCCGATGGCGATGCCGCCGGAGACTGGAAGGCCGTGCAGCGTGAAGCTCATTCACCTTCTCCGAAGTAGTCGTTTATCAACGCAAGGAGTGCTGTCATCGCTTCCTGCTCCTTTTCTCCCGTTGTTTCGATATTGATACTCGAACCTTTTGCCGCCGCCAACATCATCACGCCCATGATGCTTTTGGCATTCACGCGGCGCCCATTGCGGGTCAACCATACTTCGCAGGGAAATTGCGAAGCAAGTTGGGTGAGTTTTGCGGAAGCCCGGGCATGCAGCCCCAGCTTGTTAATAATTAGCGCATCTTGTTGCAACATTGCCGCCTTCCGAATCAATAGAAACAATACATTCCCTGCCGCCATCCAGGGCACGTTGCACCTGCTCGTCCAGCGACTTGTTGCAATTGCATGCCACGCGCAAAAGCATCGGCAGGTTCACGCCTGCCACGCCTTCGATGCGGCCTGGCTGGCACAACCGCCGCGCGATATTGCAAGGTGTGGCGCCGTAAACGTCCGATAGCAGCAATACTCCCTGTCCATCATCGAGTTCGGCGATCAGCGCACGCGCCTCTTCTTCCTTGAGTGCCGGATCGTCCTGTGCCAGAACAGACAAGGCTTTGACATGCGCGGGCGCACTACCCATGACGTGACGTACACAATCGATCAGGCTTTCGCCCAGACCGTTATGCGTAATAAGCAGGATACCGACCAATCAATACACTCCTATCAAATGTGCCAGAAGCGCGCCGACTACCAGCAATACATCCACCCGTAGCGCAACAGCCAGCGCAGTGTGACGGCTGTCTCTGCGCGCTTCCGTTCTCCTAATCCACGATCGCGCGTATCTTTTTTGGCGCATGCTGCCCGGTCGTGCGCCGGATATTTTGTTGCAACGGATCGTTGGCGTTCATTGCACAACCTCCCGCAGCGTGGATTCATCCGTGAATTTTAGCCGTTTCTGCATCGCAGCGGTAAGATGCACGACGCCCCGGGCGTCGATCAGCAACGCCTCTTCCAGCTGCATTTTCCGCGCATAGCCCAGCCATCCCTGAACTCCTGAAACGAACAATGGCTTGGATGAAGCGTCGGACAGCAATCCGGCATGCTCGCCGTGCGTGAGAATGGTGACCGCTTCCACACCTTGCACCGGGTGTCCGTTGCGCGGATCGATCAGATGGCAATAGCGCTTGCCGTCCAATTCGAAATAGCGCTGATAGTCGCCCGAAGTACCGATGGCCTCGCCATCATGCAGTTCCAGCGTGGCAAGCGGACCGGGTTTGCGCGGATGCTGGATGCCGACGCGCCATGCGCGCGAGCCATGCGTACCCAGCGCCATGACATTGCCGCCGATGTTGATGAGCGCATTGTGTATGCCCTGCTGTTTCAGAATGGCGGCAGCACGATCCAGCGCGTAACCCTTGGCGTAGCCGCCGAGATCGATCTTCACGTATTTGTTCTTGCTGGAAATGACTTCCCCTTCATTTCCCTCTTCCGACTTCCCCCCGAAAGGAGGAAGAACAACTGCTCTCTTCCCCGTCGGTGGCGAAGGGGAAAAAGCCAGGTCGCTCATCTGCGGATTCGCTTTTACCAGCGCAGCGATTTTCTTTTCATCCGGCAGCACCGCCTTGAAGTCGTCCGCCTGAAATCCCCACGCCTGAATCAGTCCGCCGATGGCCGGATTGAATAATCCGTCGGACTGGGCGGATACTCGCGCCGCATCCTTCAGCATCATCGCCAGCTCCGGAGAGACTTGCCTGCTTTTGCCTTGCGCAATGGCTGCATTCAGGTCACTCAACTCGGAGGGCTTCCATGCATGCAACATGTCGTGCAAACGCTGAAATTCCTGCATCACCAGAACAACCGCCTGTCGTGCTTTCGCATCGCTCTCGCCGTAGATGGTGACATCCACCTGCGTGCCGAAAACATAAGCCTGCTCCTGGTAGAGCGGCTCTTTGCCGCAAGCGACAAGCTGCAGTACCAGCAGCAATAGAGCGAGACGTGAAAGAAACTTCATTGCTGCATTTCTGCCAATTCTACCGCCGCGGCGAGCATTGCCAATCTTCCCACCACCCCGTAGGCATAGAAACGGTTGGGCGTGTCGTCCGGCGCGCAATCCGGATTGGGAAAGGCGCAGCAGGATTCGAAGGCCAAGGGAGAGAAACTCATGCCCGGCGCATTCAGGTTCTCGTCCACGCCACGGCTGGTGTGCACGCGGTAAAAGCCGCCGACCACAAAGTGGTCGATCATGTAAATCACGGGTTCGGCCACCGCGCCATTGATGTCTTCGAAGGTGTAGACGCCTTCCTGTATCAGCACGTCGGAGACCTGCATCCCTTCTTTAATCACTGCCATCTTGTTGCGCTGCTTGCGGTTAAGGTCGCGCACTTCGCTCGCGTCCTTTACCGTCATGATGCCCATGCCGTAAGTGCCCGCGTCGGCCTTGACAATCACGAAGGGATCTTCTTTCACACCATACTCGGCGTATTTGGCGCGGATTTGCTGCAGCACAGTATCGACCTGCGCAGCGAGACATTCCTCGCCGGTGCGCGCATGGAAGTCAACCTCGCCGCACACGGCAAAATAGGGGTTGATGAGCCAGGAATCGATGTCCAGCAGTTTGGCGAATTCATCGGCGACCTTGTCGTAAGCAGCGAAATGCTTCGACTTGCGCCGCGTCATCCAGCCTGCTTCCAGCGGTGGCATCACGTTCTGCTCAAGATTCTTCAGAATATCCGGCACGCCCGCCGAAAGATCGTTGTTCAGCAATACCACGCAGGGATCGAAACCGTCCGTCATGCCCAGGCGGTTGCCTTTGCGCTGGATCGGCTCCAGTGTGAGCGTCCCGCCGTTGGGCAGCTGCATTGGCGTCGGCTGGGTGATCTCCGGCAACAGGCTGCCGACGCGAACTTTCAACCCGGCCTGGCGCAATATCTGCGTCAGTTGCGTCACATTCTGCAGATAGAACTGATTGCGGGTGTGATTTTCCGGAATGACCAACACCCCGCGCGCTTCCGGGCAGATTTTTTCGATCGCACTCTGCGCGGCGTGCACACACAAAGGCCAGAAATCCGGGTTCAGGTTGTTGAAACCGCCCGGGAACAGGTTGGTATCGACCGGGGCAAGCTTGAATCCGCTGTTGCGCAGATCGACCGACGTGTAGAACGGGATCGTATGTTCCAGCCATTGCGTGCGGAACCAGCGCTCTATGGCGGGCTGTTCACTCAGGAAGCGTCGCTCCAGATCGAGCAACGGGCCTTTCAATGCGGTGGTGAGGTGCGGGACCATGTGTCTACCTGCGAAAACAAGGCTCACATTCTAGCCGATTGGCATCACCTCATGCGCAAGCAAGCAGGAGGCTAGCCTTCAAGGGAGTGCGGGATTCGCCGACGCCGCCGGGTAATTGCCTGAAGATGCCCGTCGTTACTCGCCCACAGGCCGGTTACCTTGCAAGAATAGGGCGTCGTTGTGGAAGAACACTGTCTGATCAACCCCGGAGCTGTTCGAGCAATGCGTAGCCTTCTCTCCAGTCGCCAAGCCCGCTGCTTGCATTGATATGGCCGCGATTGCCGATATGCACAACACGGCTGCCCCAGGCTTGAGCCAGACGCTCTGCGTGTTCAGCAGAACCATACGGGTCGTCTCTGCTAATCACAACGGTGCTGCGGAGCGAAAGCGGCTGAGTTGGCGTTAGGGAATATCCCGTCACATCCGGAGGACAGTTCGGCCCGTTCGGATCGGGCACCGCCACCAGCAAAGCTCCTGCCGCAGGTGAATGAGGACCGGCCGCCCAATGCGCGATGGTCAGACAGCCGAGGCTGTGCGCCACCAGGATAACCCGGGGTCCGGCTTGTTTCACGGCGGCTTCCAGCGTTGCAACCCACTCTTCGCAAACCGGCTTGTCCCAGTCGCGTTGTTGTACGCGCACGAAGTCAGGGTGCGCATTCTCCCAGAGGGATTGCCAGTGCTGTGGCCCGGAGTCGCCGATGCCGGGCAGGATGAGGACGGGTGTAGACATATAAGATTCGTATCCTGTCAATCGGGCAATCTATTTCGCAACTCGTCTCGATCGAACCACCAGCTGTTACCCACGATCGCGTCCACTGCCTGGGACAAACGTGGCAGAAACACCTGCGGATCGCGCAGCTCCAGCCTGTCCAGCCACCGGTTCATCGCCTCCTGATCCTGCACATTGCCATGGCGCTTGGCCACCATCGCGATGAGGTTGTCGACGAGAAAGCACTGGCTTTCATGCTGGTCATCGTCGGCGCGCAGATCAACCACATAACGCGCCGCGATTGCGGCCAAGGCACCGACATCCGAAACATCGGGCGTCTCCTCCACCAGATGGATCAGCATCGCAATCGTCAGTTCCGGATCGACCGGAAAGGTAATGGCCAGCCATATACCCATCCCTAGCGCGGCCATGGAATCGTCCTGCCCGGCCTGAAACAGCACATCGCACGCCTCCACCGCGTCCTGCCAGGATTCCTGTTGCAGGGAAATCCGGAATGCCTCGCGCGCAATGTCCCACGCCTCCTTCTTGCGCTCCAACGCATTCAGCAGTTCGGCGATGTCCATTTGCAGCCGTGCGCGCTGCAGCGAAGTTGTGTCTGACAGTGCGCTTAGCTCTTGGAGCTTTTCGGCGAGATGCTGCTTCAGCTCGGCTTGCTCTGCGGCTGATAGACCATCATTGGCGTGTTTGATTAACGGGGTGATGGCGGGGATGTTTTCGTTCATTCGATTGCGGGTAACGGATTTCAGGAAGGCTGTAGTTTAAACCAAGTAATCTTTCGAACCTGACCTGCTCAATTCACTGTTGGCGTTGAGGTTGACCGAATGGTTGGCAATCAGCACGTTGAGTTAAGCGCAGAGATAGCCCCTTTAATTTAGTACTTTGATTCCGCTTTAGTCTCAATCTGTCACACCTACGAATATGCTCTTGTACAAAACAGTAGTAATGAGTTTTCTTTCTTCCTCACTTAGAACATGACGTAAGCGAAATGATTTATCGATATTTTCAAAACGAGAGTTTAGTGCCAGCACTGACTGACCTTTTGGAGTCAATTTGCAGACAAAACTTCTTTGATTTTGTGTTATTGGGACAGATGTTGAGACCAAATCTGAACTTACTAGATTTCGCAGCAATTCAACGGTAGGTTCTTGCGCAAATAAATCGACGCCATATGAGCCAATATCAATATAAGACGATGTAGTTCTGCGAGCCACGTTTGCGACGTGATTTTCTTCGCGCCCGTAGTGAGCAGCCTGCATATTTGGCAAGTCTACTTGATTCTTAAATCGTACATTCTTTAGCAACGTCAAGTGCAGTTTACTCAATCCTATCGTACCAATTAGCTCATCCCAACTATGTCGCGTCATCAATTGCTTGATTGCCGCGTCCGTATCGGGAAGAAGGTTGGTTACTGTGCTTATAAACTGTGCTTCTTCTTGGTTTTTATTTTTTTCGGTATCTTGTTCTTTAGCTTTCCTTTCTTCACCCAGTTGCTTTTGTTGTCGCTCCATACGGGAACTCAGCAGGCCCATCACGATGAAGGCGCCAAAGAGGCATGTCATTATGATGCCTGGGACTGTCACGCTTACCTCCTATGCGTATATTTATGGTTCATGTAGACAACTGCACCACCACTATACGGTGCTGTCGAAATGAAATTTCCATTCCTATAAAGCTAAACTTTGTGCACCATATCTCATCGCAAAACAGAACTTGATAAAGACACCTTATAGTTGTTCTCATTTGCGTAAGAGTCTTTGCACTGTACCTACTCTCTCTATTGTTGGCAGCCAAAGCCTAACATCTTTAATGAAATCCTCTAGGAAACCGGATTCAATTTCTATTCCATCACCAAGAAAGTGGATGTCGGATATTCTCAACCCAGGCATTGCCACAATATTGTTACGCAGTTCTTCTCCATGCTCGTAAGAATCCAATAGGCCAGCGGCATGAACGATACAATTTCTTGCGTATATCAAGTATTCAA is a window of Sideroxydans sp. CL21 DNA encoding:
- a CDS encoding nucleotidyltransferase domain-containing protein is translated as MSKPSIQRRDLMREQLAQQAAKLMAEDGITDHALAKRKAARQLGASDTQHLPSNQEVDDALHSYRFLYQHDSHPDILYQLREEALAAMHLLADFNPYLVGSVLSGTADENSDINLMLFSDDAKAVLLFLLKHNLDFEDGEWKVRVGGHEENVPSYTLTGESGAQTHIIVLPENARHSGSRHPETHANIAAVETLLADSANN
- the ptsP gene encoding phosphoenolpyruvate--protein phosphotransferase, coding for MSFTLHGLPVSGGIAIGHAHLVSHTSLEVAHYVLPKHLVDEEVARLDAALEATRTELTDLRSYRPQQAAAEFDAFLDIHLMILGDEHISQAARQMVLREHCNAEWALKMQMDELVTQFEAFEDTYLRERKTDVVQVVERVLKALNGESGHVPPTTKHDVEMILVAHDVSPADLIQLKPHQFFGILTDLGGATSHTSIVARSLNTPCVVGLHHARELIKDHDMLIVDGEQGVVIVDPDKHLLADYRLRKSQWELERQKLKRLKTAHADTLDGTHIELHANIEMPNDLMEVKENGATGIGLFRSEFLFLNRDNLPDEEEQFNAYREVVEGMEGLPVTIRTFDLGADKQIKGAVRVASNPALGLRAIRLCLAEPQLFRAQLRALLRASAYGNLKILVPMLSGVSEINQTLQFIEGAKQSLANEGVAYDPKVQIGGMIEIPAAALALNIFIKKLDFLSIGTNDLIQYTLAIDRTDDEVAHLYDPLHPAVLQLLAHVIGSANKAGVPISVCGEMAGELAYTRLLLGLGLRQFSMHPAQLLGTKQRVLTTSLPEMAPLVQKIMRADDPMKIRDLLDRLNSA
- a CDS encoding HPr family phosphocarrier protein, encoding MLQQDALIINKLGLHARASAKLTQLASQFPCEVWLTRNGRRVNAKSIMGVMMLAAAKGSSINIETTGEKEQEAMTALLALINDYFGEGE
- a CDS encoding PTS sugar transporter subunit IIA; amino-acid sequence: MVGILLITHNGLGESLIDCVRHVMGSAPAHVKALSVLAQDDPALKEEEARALIAELDDGQGVLLLSDVYGATPCNIARRLCQPGRIEGVAGVNLPMLLRVACNCNKSLDEQVQRALDGGRECIVSIDSEGGNVATRCANY
- a CDS encoding FAD:protein FMN transferase, yielding MKFLSRLALLLLVLQLVACGKEPLYQEQAYVFGTQVDVTIYGESDAKARQAVVLVMQEFQRLHDMLHAWKPSELSDLNAAIAQGKSRQVSPELAMMLKDAARVSAQSDGLFNPAIGGLIQAWGFQADDFKAVLPDEKKIAALVKANPQMSDLAFSPSPPTGKRAVVLPPFGGKSEEGNEGEVISSKNKYVKIDLGGYAKGYALDRAAAILKQQGIHNALINIGGNVMALGTHGSRAWRVGIQHPRKPGPLATLELHDGEAIGTSGDYQRYFELDGKRYCHLIDPRNGHPVQGVEAVTILTHGEHAGLLSDASSKPLFVSGVQGWLGYARKMQLEEALLIDARGVVHLTAAMQKRLKFTDESTLREVVQ
- the gshA gene encoding glutamate--cysteine ligase produces the protein MVPHLTTALKGPLLDLERRFLSEQPAIERWFRTQWLEHTIPFYTSVDLRNSGFKLAPVDTNLFPGGFNNLNPDFWPLCVHAAQSAIEKICPEARGVLVIPENHTRNQFYLQNVTQLTQILRQAGLKVRVGSLLPEITQPTPMQLPNGGTLTLEPIQRKGNRLGMTDGFDPCVVLLNNDLSAGVPDILKNLEQNVMPPLEAGWMTRRKSKHFAAYDKVADEFAKLLDIDSWLINPYFAVCGEVDFHARTGEECLAAQVDTVLQQIRAKYAEYGVKEDPFVIVKADAGTYGMGIMTVKDASEVRDLNRKQRNKMAVIKEGMQVSDVLIQEGVYTFEDINGAVAEPVIYMIDHFVVGGFYRVHTSRGVDENLNAPGMSFSPLAFESCCAFPNPDCAPDDTPNRFYAYGVVGRLAMLAAAVELAEMQQ
- a CDS encoding alpha/beta fold hydrolase, which encodes MSTPVLILPGIGDSGPQHWQSLWENAHPDFVRVQQRDWDKPVCEEWVATLEAAVKQAGPRVILVAHSLGCLTIAHWAAGPHSPAAGALLVAVPDPNGPNCPPDVTGYSLTPTQPLSLRSTVVISRDDPYGSAEHAERLAQAWGSRVVHIGNRGHINASSGLGDWREGYALLEQLRG